The Paraflavitalea devenefica genome contains a region encoding:
- a CDS encoding TonB-dependent receptor plug domain-containing protein: MLTGSFTIYSLLCALLFMAAVTQAQEAKPDTARAQELERVVVSASRRSEHILQAPISIEKLSGEAIRNHTQPSFFDAIENIKGIQVITPSLGFKVINARGFTNTTNVRFVQMVDGADIQAPHIGAPMANALGPGDLDIASVEVVPGSASALYGMNAINGTANFITKDPFQTAGLSFAQRTGVNHMGDHEQEPALFSETALRWAKAWKNRLAFKINVTYAEGTDWYANNQTDLNPTANSSTGLTGALNPGKDAVNIYADESSNRRTLTVNGRQYVVSRTGYAEKDMSSYRLQNVKGDMTVAYKFKNDVQLSYTFRIAHSNTIYQRTNRFRLDNYVTGQHSVLFKTGSLQVRTYVNTENTGDSYNIRSMAENIDRSFKSDNTWFSDFTSRFNTAINNGAAVPVAMQEARSYADNGRPQPHTTQTDDLISRLRDINNWDMGAALRVKSAMYHAEMQHSLTDDVFKKLYTRYKLSVMYGFDYRQYVVVPDGNYFINPVKQGSNLTYWKAGGFIQVNKYLLNQQLRVNGVLRIDKNQYFNANLNPRIALVYTPWPQHNFRLAFQQGYRFPSLFEAFSNINSGGVKRVGGLPVMSQGIFENSYLRASIDAFQAANTNDVNTNGLTLEQAMEKNQGLLKRNNYTYLEPEKIKGIEAGYRAQLLNNKLTIDLDFYFNRYSNLMAQVEANIPRNASPDSLLYYLNNRQLQNRYRLWTNSKTVSNNYGGTLGIGWELPNYYKLSGNITMAKLARTSRNDGLEDSFNTPSWIYNLTVDNPALTPHTGFEVNYRWQSRYLWQSSLASGWVEAYNTLNAQVQYHTIKGDFRIKLGATNLLNKYYYSFIGGPSIGGFYYSTVTVSIH; the protein is encoded by the coding sequence ATGCTTACGGGATCATTTACTATATATAGTCTGCTGTGCGCTTTGCTGTTTATGGCTGCTGTAACACAGGCACAGGAGGCTAAGCCAGATACCGCCAGGGCCCAGGAGCTGGAACGGGTGGTCGTATCCGCCTCCCGCCGGTCAGAGCATATTTTGCAGGCTCCCATCAGTATTGAAAAGTTAAGCGGTGAGGCCATTAGAAACCATACACAGCCTTCTTTCTTTGATGCTATAGAAAACATAAAAGGCATTCAGGTGATTACGCCAAGCCTTGGGTTTAAAGTGATCAATGCAAGAGGGTTTACCAATACCACCAACGTGCGCTTTGTGCAAATGGTAGATGGCGCCGATATCCAGGCGCCCCATATAGGTGCGCCCATGGCCAATGCGCTGGGGCCTGGCGACCTTGATATTGCCAGTGTAGAAGTAGTACCGGGATCAGCTTCTGCACTATATGGCATGAATGCCATCAACGGAACGGCTAACTTTATTACTAAAGATCCATTTCAGACAGCAGGACTAAGCTTTGCACAAAGAACAGGCGTAAACCATATGGGCGATCATGAACAGGAACCTGCTCTGTTTTCGGAAACTGCTTTACGTTGGGCCAAAGCCTGGAAGAACCGGTTGGCTTTTAAGATCAATGTAACGTATGCGGAGGGGACAGACTGGTATGCCAATAATCAGACCGACCTTAATCCTACTGCAAATAGCTCAACAGGCCTCACCGGAGCGTTGAATCCGGGCAAAGATGCGGTGAACATATATGCTGATGAATCTTCCAACCGGAGAACACTGACCGTAAATGGAAGGCAATATGTAGTAAGCCGCACCGGTTATGCAGAAAAAGACATGAGCAGTTACCGGCTGCAGAATGTCAAAGGCGATATGACAGTAGCCTATAAATTTAAAAACGACGTTCAGCTCTCGTATACATTCAGGATAGCGCACAGTAATACCATTTACCAGCGAACCAATCGCTTCCGGCTTGATAACTACGTGACGGGTCAACACAGTGTGCTATTTAAAACAGGCAGCCTGCAGGTAAGGACCTATGTGAACACAGAAAACACCGGCGATTCGTACAATATCCGCTCCATGGCCGAAAACATAGATCGTAGCTTTAAGTCGGACAACACCTGGTTTTCCGATTTTACCAGTCGCTTTAATACGGCCATTAATAATGGCGCTGCTGTACCTGTTGCCATGCAGGAAGCGAGGAGTTATGCCGACAATGGCCGGCCGCAACCTCATACCACACAAACAGATGACTTGATCAGCCGGCTGCGGGACATCAACAACTGGGATATGGGGGCTGCCCTTCGGGTGAAGTCGGCTATGTACCATGCAGAAATGCAACACAGCCTTACGGATGATGTTTTTAAAAAACTCTATACCCGTTACAAACTGTCTGTTATGTATGGCTTCGATTACAGGCAATATGTGGTGGTGCCCGATGGTAACTACTTCATTAACCCTGTGAAGCAGGGTAGTAACCTCACTTACTGGAAAGCAGGCGGGTTTATACAGGTAAACAAATACCTGCTGAACCAGCAACTGAGGGTCAATGGCGTGTTGCGGATAGACAAGAACCAGTATTTCAATGCCAACCTCAATCCGAGGATCGCACTGGTATATACCCCCTGGCCACAGCACAACTTTCGCCTGGCCTTTCAGCAGGGCTATCGCTTTCCGAGCTTGTTTGAAGCGTTTTCCAACATCAACAGCGGAGGTGTAAAAAGAGTGGGCGGCCTGCCGGTCATGTCGCAGGGCATCTTTGAAAACAGTTACCTGCGTGCTTCTATTGATGCTTTCCAGGCTGCCAATACCAATGATGTGAACACGAATGGGCTCACCCTGGAACAGGCGATGGAAAAGAACCAGGGTTTACTGAAGAGAAACAACTATACCTACCTGGAGCCGGAAAAAATAAAGGGCATTGAAGCCGGCTACAGGGCGCAGCTTCTGAACAACAAACTCACCATTGACCTGGATTTTTACTTCAACCGGTACAGCAACCTGATGGCGCAGGTAGAAGCCAATATTCCCCGGAATGCTTCTCCGGATAGTCTGCTGTACTACCTGAACAACCGGCAATTACAAAACCGTTACCGTCTTTGGACCAATTCCAAAACGGTAAGTAATAACTATGGGGGCACCCTGGGCATTGGTTGGGAGCTACCCAACTACTATAAGCTCAGCGGCAATATTACCATGGCCAAACTGGCCCGTACTTCCCGGAATGATGGCCTGGAGGATAGCTTTAATACTCCTTCCTGGATCTATAACCTTACTGTTGACAATCCGGCTCTTACTCCGCATACCGGTTTTGAAGTAAACTACAGGTGGCAGAGCAGGTATCTCTGGCAATCGTCGCTGGCCAGTGGCTGGGTAGAGGCATATAACACGCTGAATGCGCAGGTACAATACCATACTATCAAGGGTGACTTTCGTATAAAACTGGGGGCAACCAACCTTTTGAACAAATACTATTATTCATTCATAGGCGGCCCTTCTATTGGTGGATTTTATTACAGTACTGTTACTGTAAGTATTCATTAG
- a CDS encoding RNA polymerase sigma factor: MREKQQPYFDQSVSDNYRNLYTRYYTRLYNYGRKFTTDIILIEDSIQDIFLDYWKRKDTHRQPEAINSYFFSAFRYSLFKKINREKKHVSLSDEKEEPDFSIHHFASRYEASPDMEEQIQAALRQLTGRQREALFLRFYEGLSYEEIAVIMDISVKASYKLMARALLQLKNTLPLPVWLLFWSMLNRYPVHF; this comes from the coding sequence ATGCGGGAAAAACAACAGCCATACTTTGATCAAAGCGTATCAGATAATTACCGGAACCTGTATACCCGCTACTACACCAGGCTCTACAACTACGGCCGTAAATTCACCACTGATATCATTCTGATTGAAGACAGTATCCAGGATATCTTCCTCGATTACTGGAAAAGAAAAGACACGCACCGGCAGCCGGAGGCGATTAACAGCTACTTCTTCTCTGCATTCCGGTATTCTCTCTTTAAAAAAATAAACCGGGAAAAAAAGCACGTCTCCTTATCAGATGAAAAAGAGGAGCCCGATTTCTCCATTCACCATTTCGCCAGCCGCTATGAAGCTTCGCCCGATATGGAGGAACAAATACAGGCCGCCCTCCGGCAGCTTACCGGCCGGCAACGGGAAGCCCTTTTCCTGCGTTTTTATGAAGGGCTGTCCTATGAGGAAATTGCCGTCATCATGGATATCTCGGTAAAGGCTTCTTATAAACTCATGGCCAGGGCCTTACTGCAATTAAAAAACACCCTTCCCCTTCCTGTTTGGCTGCTCTTCTGGTCAATGTTAAACCGTTATCCCGTGCATTTTTGA
- a CDS encoding FecR domain-containing protein → MEMPDYKAYENFSSRDFICNPAFQEWIIEPTAERVDFWKEFLLQYPAATEQVQVARSFLERIAFREEFPDEAIVAAAFEKHLQAVAAENSPEMQPTRGKVRRLWKLAAAAVVAGILLTVAATWYISRDTRKLYQTQYGRTENIVLPDGSTVTLNANSTLQYIDDWHKVPTRDVWLRGEGFFTVRKAFQRNTQALQKFRVHTADLTVEVLGTSFDIRERRGITEVVLGSGKIELFFRNPAHKNIVMKPGDRVVYDPRQQQVLKDTTNAADYSAWQHNKLILKNPTVQEITRYLEDNFGYRIVLEDPRMGSKTINGPILYDSLNDALFILSTVLNTQVIKKDSTIILRPR, encoded by the coding sequence ATGGAGATGCCTGATTATAAAGCGTATGAAAACTTCAGCAGCAGGGACTTTATCTGTAATCCTGCCTTCCAGGAATGGATCATTGAGCCCACGGCTGAACGGGTGGACTTTTGGAAAGAATTCCTCTTGCAATACCCGGCCGCCACGGAGCAGGTGCAGGTAGCAAGGTCCTTCCTGGAGCGGATCGCTTTCCGGGAAGAGTTTCCGGATGAAGCCATCGTGGCGGCTGCTTTTGAAAAGCATCTACAGGCGGTAGCTGCAGAAAACAGCCCGGAAATGCAACCCACACGGGGAAAGGTCCGCAGGTTATGGAAATTAGCCGCAGCAGCTGTGGTGGCAGGCATCCTGCTTACAGTAGCTGCCACGTGGTACATCTCACGCGATACCAGGAAGCTGTACCAGACCCAATATGGCCGCACGGAAAACATTGTATTGCCCGATGGCTCTACAGTAACCCTCAATGCTAATTCGACCCTTCAATATATAGATGACTGGCATAAAGTGCCTACACGGGATGTATGGTTACGGGGAGAAGGCTTTTTTACAGTCAGGAAAGCCTTTCAGCGTAACACCCAGGCACTGCAAAAGTTCAGGGTGCATACGGCCGATCTGACCGTGGAAGTGCTCGGTACCTCCTTCGATATCCGTGAACGGCGGGGCATTACAGAAGTGGTCCTGGGATCGGGTAAAATAGAGCTGTTCTTCCGCAATCCTGCCCACAAAAACATCGTGATGAAGCCGGGTGACCGGGTAGTGTATGATCCCCGGCAGCAACAGGTATTAAAGGATACCACCAATGCCGCCGATTACAGCGCCTGGCAACACAACAAGCTGATCCTTAAAAATCCCACGGTGCAGGAGATCACCCGGTACCTCGAAGACAACTTTGGCTACCGGATCGTGCTGGAAGACCCGCGGATGGGCAGCAAAACGATTAACGGACCTATTCTCTATGATAGTTTGAACGATGCCTTATTCATATTGTCAACTGTTTTAAACACACAGGTTATAAAAAAAGACAGCACCATTATTCTCCGGCCAAGATAA
- a CDS encoding SusC/RagA family TonB-linked outer membrane protein: protein MIAYHLRRCFFACLCLSLFTTQLYAQAKSSSLQDALKKVTQVFGTQFVYDAALLEGKQTSFDFTNVEKRTPEEVLKAILYPHNIVFLYVKPNYYTIVAKDRIEGVNTAVTAANASPASSSVSTDVVKKKLTVTGFVTDSTRKGIPQVTIVENGTRNTAMSAADGSFSIAISKEEAILNFSSIGYVAQDVPVGGRTTLTVTMKTATSNLTEVIVIGYGTQKKGEVTSSVATVKAENFTKGTVLDAGQLLQGKVAGLSVTAPSGDPTSGSQILLRGNTTLLGANANPLILVDGIPGDLKTVAPEDIESIDVLKDGSAAAIYGTRGTNGVIIVTTRRASGNYTNSVEYSGSVSTQTIARKLDMLTAADYRKQIADGDREPVLDLGSSTDWLKEISQTPISHVHNLTFRGGNSTTNYLANINFRLLQGIFKKSDNNTFTGRVDINHNMFNNKLKFNFGMISSQNKFTTTGDGFSFNGYTYRQALIRNPTAPIYDSTGRWHEETGQFNYENPLARLYESDGRNTSQNMRYNTTITFLPVRGLRLNALLSYSKFNQSRGYAETKEHISNRRDSRNGFASVGGREIIDRLMELTAEYSRSIVDHRFSLLAGYSYQENDYSDHWMQNWDFPTDLFSYNNIGIGKALKEGLAPQSSYRGVTNLIGFFGRLTYSYQDKYLLLGSLRYEAASQLYGAEKPWGLFPAVSVGWRITKEGFMQNQQLFDDIKLRAGYGVTGTQPVDLFRGVALLGYGSFYYMDGQWIQTLSPSQNPNPNLKWEEKHETNIGLDFSMLKGKISGSVDYYVRNINGLLYDYQVPSPPNLFTSTRANVGKMQNKGIEVILNYMPIQTRTFVWNTSVNFSTNSNKLVSLSNDLYKLTNNYFTTGGTGEPIQTFTHRVDVGSNIGNFYGFKVIDISDDGKWIYEGKDGKPVEYDDFNHAFEDKKVLGNGLPKYYAGWNNNFRYKNWDLAITMRGAFGYQILNFQRMYYENTNIQQYNRLKSAYDKIFGKAVLSKDVPLEFNSHYVEDGDFWKVDNITLGYNLTKTGISFIKSARFYVSTLNTFMITGYKGIDPEVNRLGLDPGNDNRDKYPTTRTYTLGLNLNF from the coding sequence ATGATTGCTTATCATTTGAGAAGATGCTTCTTCGCATGCCTATGCCTTAGCCTTTTTACTACACAGCTATATGCACAGGCAAAATCCTCCTCCCTGCAGGACGCCTTAAAAAAAGTAACACAGGTATTCGGAACACAGTTTGTGTATGATGCCGCGTTGCTCGAAGGCAAACAAACCAGTTTTGATTTCACCAATGTAGAAAAGAGAACACCGGAGGAAGTGCTTAAAGCTATTCTGTATCCCCATAACATTGTGTTCCTCTACGTAAAACCTAATTACTATACCATCGTTGCCAAAGACCGGATCGAAGGTGTAAATACTGCTGTTACAGCCGCTAATGCATCGCCTGCATCGTCGTCCGTTTCTACAGATGTGGTGAAAAAGAAGCTGACGGTTACCGGCTTTGTGACAGACAGCACCCGCAAAGGCATTCCGCAGGTGACCATCGTGGAAAATGGCACCCGCAACACCGCCATGTCGGCCGCTGACGGAAGCTTCAGCATCGCCATTTCGAAAGAAGAGGCCATACTCAATTTTTCTTCCATTGGTTATGTGGCGCAGGATGTGCCGGTAGGCGGCAGGACTACGCTGACGGTCACCATGAAAACAGCTACCAGCAACCTGACAGAAGTGATCGTTATTGGTTATGGTACACAGAAGAAAGGGGAGGTAACCAGTTCAGTAGCCACAGTAAAAGCAGAGAACTTTACCAAAGGGACTGTGTTGGACGCCGGTCAGTTATTGCAGGGTAAAGTGGCAGGACTTTCTGTTACCGCTCCGAGTGGCGATCCTACCAGCGGCTCACAAATACTATTGCGTGGTAATACGACCCTCTTGGGCGCCAATGCCAATCCGCTGATCCTGGTAGATGGTATTCCCGGCGATCTCAAAACCGTAGCGCCCGAAGACATTGAATCCATTGACGTGCTCAAAGATGGTTCTGCGGCTGCGATCTATGGCACACGCGGCACCAACGGTGTTATCATCGTCACTACCCGCAGGGCCAGCGGTAACTATACCAATTCCGTTGAGTACAGTGGTTCGGTAAGCACCCAAACCATTGCCCGCAAGCTGGACATGCTCACTGCCGCCGATTACCGCAAGCAGATTGCCGATGGCGACCGGGAACCGGTACTCGACCTGGGCAGTTCTACCGATTGGCTGAAAGAAATATCCCAAACGCCCATTAGTCACGTGCACAACCTTACCTTCCGTGGTGGCAACAGTACTACCAACTACCTCGCCAACATCAACTTCCGGTTGCTGCAGGGCATCTTTAAAAAGTCGGATAATAACACCTTTACCGGCAGGGTGGATATCAACCACAACATGTTCAACAATAAGCTGAAGTTCAACTTCGGTATGATCAGCTCACAAAATAAATTTACCACCACCGGCGATGGGTTTAGCTTCAATGGTTACACCTACCGGCAGGCGCTTATCCGTAACCCGACAGCGCCGATCTATGATTCCACCGGCCGCTGGCATGAGGAAACAGGCCAGTTCAACTATGAGAACCCGCTGGCGCGCCTGTATGAAAGTGACGGAAGGAACACCTCGCAGAATATGCGTTACAACACCACCATTACCTTTTTGCCTGTCAGGGGCCTGCGGTTAAATGCCCTCCTGTCCTATTCCAAATTCAACCAGAGCAGGGGATATGCCGAAACCAAAGAGCATATTTCCAACCGCCGGGATTCCCGCAATGGTTTTGCTTCTGTAGGCGGGCGGGAGATCATCGACCGCCTTATGGAACTGACGGCTGAATACTCCAGGAGTATTGTTGATCACCGTTTTTCTTTGCTCGCCGGCTACAGCTACCAGGAAAATGATTACTCAGACCACTGGATGCAGAACTGGGATTTTCCCACCGATCTCTTCTCCTATAACAACATAGGTATTGGTAAAGCACTTAAAGAAGGGCTCGCGCCGCAATCCAGCTACCGGGGTGTAACCAACCTCATTGGTTTCTTCGGCAGGCTTACCTATAGCTACCAGGATAAATACCTCCTGCTGGGTAGCCTGCGTTATGAAGCCGCCAGCCAGTTATACGGCGCTGAAAAGCCCTGGGGCCTCTTCCCCGCGGTGTCTGTAGGCTGGCGTATTACCAAAGAAGGGTTCATGCAAAACCAGCAGTTGTTTGATGATATCAAGCTCCGCGCAGGTTACGGTGTTACGGGTACGCAGCCTGTTGACCTCTTCCGTGGTGTGGCCTTGCTGGGATATGGCAGCTTCTATTACATGGATGGCCAGTGGATACAAACACTGTCGCCTTCACAGAATCCTAATCCCAACTTAAAGTGGGAAGAGAAGCACGAAACCAACATTGGCCTCGACTTCAGCATGCTGAAAGGAAAGATCTCCGGTAGCGTAGACTATTACGTAAGGAACATCAATGGTCTGCTGTATGATTACCAGGTACCCAGTCCGCCCAATCTTTTCACCAGTACGCGTGCCAACGTAGGTAAAATGCAGAATAAAGGGATAGAAGTGATCCTGAACTATATGCCCATCCAAACCAGGACCTTTGTATGGAACACCAGTGTCAACTTCTCCACCAATTCCAACAAGCTGGTCAGCCTGTCCAACGACCTGTACAAGCTCACCAATAACTACTTCACGACCGGTGGTACCGGTGAACCGATCCAAACATTCACACATAGGGTGGATGTTGGCAGCAACATCGGCAACTTCTATGGCTTCAAAGTCATTGATATCAGCGATGATGGCAAATGGATCTATGAAGGCAAAGACGGTAAACCGGTGGAGTACGACGACTTCAACCATGCTTTTGAAGACAAGAAAGTACTGGGCAATGGTCTTCCCAAATACTATGCAGGCTGGAACAACAATTTCCGGTACAAGAACTGGGACCTGGCCATCACCATGCGTGGCGCCTTTGGCTACCAGATACTCAACTTCCAGCGCATGTACTATGAGAATACCAACATCCAGCAATACAATCGCCTGAAATCTGCCTACGATAAGATCTTTGGCAAGGCCGTACTCAGCAAAGACGTTCCGCTGGAATTCAACAGCCATTATGTGGAAGACGGCGATTTCTGGAAAGTAGATAACATTACGCTGGGATACAACCTTACCAAGACAGGTATTTCTTTCATTAAATCGGCCCGCTTCTATGTGTCTACGCTCAACACTTTCATGATCACCGGCTATAAGGGCATTGATCCTGAAGTGAACAGGCTGGGATTGGACCCCGGTAATGACAACCGGGATAAATATCCTACCACACGTACCTATACACTGGGCCTCAACTTAAATTTCTAA
- a CDS encoding RagB/SusD family nutrient uptake outer membrane protein: MKRYIITAAIAATCTLSCTKLKDTSYNQIIASQFNPSGDDLNSLVGSAYVNWRSLLLNWNGVHRAQENSADQVVTPARPNGWVDGGIFRRIHEHKWTADDDVINNCWSRTFAGVTNCNRIIYQLESGGIPLTQGKENVIAELKVLRASYYYMLCDLFGNVPIVTDFNVPAGFLPQQNTRKQVYDFIVKEITDNLPLLSDKNDQSTYARFNKWAAHTLLAKMYLNAAVYTGTSAWDKCIEQCDAVINSGAGYVLEADQREVFKTNNENSKEIIFALPLDENYVTDWNAFDIHMQTLQPANQATYNLKSAPWGGICAIPQAISSFDPDDARLTSNWIQGQQYAASGVALKSTMGATSGQPLAFINQLPGIDKSDEIHGFRLGKFEIKMEASVQLSNDWPLFRYADVWMMKAECLLRTGKADEAAVIVTDVRKRNFKSNPAKATVTGAQLLGGSVYDYGLRNHLNTTHEGGGDIQYGRFLDELGWEFNQEARRRQDLIRFGVFTTKSWLSHTPNGSYRSLYPIPRTELNKNGNLKQNDGYPQ; this comes from the coding sequence ATGAAACGATATATTATTACTGCCGCTATAGCCGCTACCTGCACGCTGTCCTGTACCAAACTGAAAGATACCAGTTACAACCAGATCATCGCCTCCCAGTTCAATCCCAGTGGCGATGACCTCAACTCACTGGTGGGAAGCGCTTATGTAAACTGGCGTTCCCTCTTGCTCAACTGGAATGGGGTGCACCGCGCCCAGGAAAACTCCGCCGATCAGGTGGTCACACCTGCCCGCCCCAATGGCTGGGTGGATGGTGGTATCTTCCGCCGCATTCATGAACACAAATGGACGGCCGACGACGATGTCATCAACAATTGCTGGAGCCGTACCTTCGCCGGCGTTACCAATTGCAACAGGATCATCTACCAGTTGGAATCAGGCGGTATCCCGCTTACGCAGGGAAAGGAGAACGTCATTGCAGAACTGAAAGTGCTGCGTGCTTCCTATTACTACATGTTGTGCGATCTGTTTGGCAATGTGCCCATCGTTACTGACTTCAACGTGCCCGCGGGATTCCTGCCGCAGCAAAACACCAGGAAACAGGTGTATGACTTTATAGTGAAAGAGATTACGGACAACCTTCCTTTGCTCAGTGATAAAAATGACCAGTCTACCTATGCCCGTTTCAACAAATGGGCGGCCCATACACTGCTGGCAAAAATGTACCTCAATGCGGCTGTATATACCGGCACGTCTGCCTGGGACAAATGCATAGAGCAATGTGATGCGGTTATCAATTCCGGCGCCGGTTATGTGCTGGAAGCAGACCAGCGCGAGGTGTTCAAGACTAATAATGAAAATTCCAAAGAGATCATCTTCGCATTGCCGCTGGATGAGAACTATGTGACCGACTGGAATGCATTTGATATCCACATGCAAACCCTGCAGCCTGCCAACCAGGCTACTTATAACCTCAAGTCGGCGCCCTGGGGTGGTATCTGTGCTATACCGCAGGCTATCAGCAGCTTTGATCCGGATGATGCCCGTCTTACCAGCAACTGGATACAAGGGCAGCAATATGCTGCCAGTGGTGTGGCACTCAAAAGTACCATGGGTGCTACTTCCGGTCAGCCGCTTGCCTTCATCAATCAATTGCCGGGCATTGATAAGTCGGATGAGATACATGGTTTCCGCCTCGGCAAATTTGAAATTAAAATGGAAGCCAGCGTACAGTTGAGCAATGACTGGCCTTTATTCCGGTATGCCGATGTGTGGATGATGAAAGCGGAGTGCCTGCTGCGTACCGGCAAAGCGGATGAAGCGGCGGTTATCGTTACTGATGTGCGCAAGCGTAACTTTAAATCCAATCCTGCCAAAGCTACCGTTACCGGCGCACAACTATTGGGTGGCAGTGTATATGATTATGGTCTGCGTAATCATCTTAATACTACCCATGAGGGTGGGGGCGATATCCAATACGGCCGGTTCCTTGATGAGCTGGGTTGGGAATTCAACCAGGAAGCGAGAAGAAGGCAGGACCTAATCAGGTTTGGCGTATTCACCACCAAGTCCTGGTTATCGCATACTCCCAATGGCAGTTATAGAAGCCTATATCCCATTCCCCGGACAGAGCTCAATAAGAATGGTAACCTGAAACAGAATGATGGATATCCGCAGTAA